In Vibrio celticus, one genomic interval encodes:
- the rplX gene encoding 50S ribosomal protein L24, with protein MAAKIRRNDEVIILAGKDKGKKGKVTKVLTTGKVIVEGINLVKKHQKPVPALGQQGGIVEQEAAIDASNVAVFNAATGKADRIGFRIEDGKKVRFFKSNGETVSN; from the coding sequence ATGGCAGCTAAAATCCGTCGTAATGACGAAGTAATCATTCTTGCTGGTAAAGATAAAGGCAAGAAAGGTAAAGTAACTAAGGTTCTGACAACTGGTAAAGTTATCGTTGAAGGCATCAACCTTGTTAAGAAACACCAAAAGCCGGTTCCGGCTCTAGGTCAACAAGGTGGCATCGTTGAACAAGAAGCAGCTATTGATGCTTCTAACGTTGCTGTTTTTAACGCGGCTACTGGTAAAGCAGACCGTATCGGTTTCCGTATCGAAGATGGCAAGAAAGTTCGTTTCTTCAAATCTAACGGCGAAACTGTTTCTAACTAA
- the rplE gene encoding 50S ribosomal protein L5 has protein sequence MAKLHDYYKSSVVAELTKEFSYTSVMQVPRIEKITLNMGVGEAINDKKLLENAAADMATISGQKPLITKARKSVAGFKIREGYPIGCKVTLRGERMWEFLERLISIALPRVRDFRGVSAKSFDGRGNYSMGVREQIIFPEIDYDKVDRVRGLDITITTSAGSDEEGRALLAAFNFPFRK, from the coding sequence ATGGCGAAACTGCATGATTACTACAAGTCGTCTGTAGTCGCTGAGCTTACCAAAGAGTTCAGCTACACAAGCGTCATGCAAGTCCCTAGGATTGAGAAAATCACCCTAAACATGGGCGTTGGTGAAGCAATCAACGATAAGAAACTGCTAGAAAACGCAGCAGCTGATATGGCAACGATCTCTGGTCAAAAGCCACTTATCACTAAAGCGCGTAAATCTGTAGCTGGTTTCAAAATTCGTGAAGGCTACCCAATTGGTTGTAAAGTAACCTTGCGTGGTGAGCGCATGTGGGAATTTTTAGAGCGTTTAATCTCTATCGCACTTCCACGTGTACGTGATTTCCGTGGTGTTAGCGCTAAGTCTTTTGACGGTCGCGGTAACTACAGCATGGGCGTTCGCGAGCAAATCATCTTTCCGGAAATCGACTACGATAAAGTCGATCGCGTCCGCGGTCTTGATATCACTATCACGACTTCTGCGGGTTCCGATGAGGAAGGCCGAGCTCTGCTGGCTGCCTTTAACTTCCCATTCCGTAAGTAA
- the rpsN gene encoding 30S ribosomal protein S14, which produces MAKQSMKAREAKRAKLVAKFAEKRSALKVIISDVNASEEDRWNAVLKLQSLPRDSSASRQRNRCNQTGRPHGYLRKFGLSRIKVREACMKGEIPGLRKASW; this is translated from the coding sequence ATGGCTAAACAATCAATGAAAGCACGTGAAGCTAAACGTGCAAAACTAGTAGCTAAGTTCGCTGAAAAGCGTTCTGCGCTAAAAGTTATCATTAGCGATGTAAACGCATCTGAAGAAGATCGTTGGAATGCGGTTCTTAAACTGCAATCTCTTCCACGTGATTCAAGTGCATCACGTCAGCGCAACCGTTGCAACCAAACTGGTCGTCCACACGGTTACCTACGTAAATTCGGTCTAAGCCGCATTAAGGTTCGTGAAGCTTGCATGAAAGGCGAGATTCCGGGTCTTCGTAAGGCTAGCTGGTAA
- the rpsH gene encoding 30S ribosomal protein S8: protein MSMQDPISDMLTRVRNGQAANKVAVKMPSSKLKVAIAALLKAEGYIVDFAVNSEAKPELEVTLKYFQAKPVIEQIKRVSRPGLRVYKNKDSLPTVMGGLGIAVVSTSKGLMSDRAARKAGLGGEIICYVA, encoded by the coding sequence ATGAGCATGCAAGATCCGATTTCGGATATGCTGACCCGAGTTCGTAACGGTCAGGCAGCAAACAAAGTTGCTGTAAAAATGCCTTCTTCAAAGCTTAAAGTTGCAATTGCTGCATTACTTAAAGCTGAAGGTTACATCGTAGACTTCGCTGTTAACAGCGAAGCAAAACCTGAGCTAGAAGTTACTCTTAAGTACTTCCAAGCTAAACCTGTAATCGAGCAAATCAAGCGTGTATCACGTCCTGGTCTAAGAGTTTATAAAAATAAAGACTCTTTACCTACTGTGATGGGTGGTCTTGGTATTGCAGTTGTTTCTACTTCCAAGGGTCTGATGTCTGACCGTGCTGCTCGTAAAGCAGGTCTTGGCGGTGAAATCATCTGTTACGTAGCTTAA
- the rplF gene encoding 50S ribosomal protein L6: protein MSRVAKAPVAIPAGVEVKLNGQEVTVKGSKGELTRVLNSAVVIAQEETNLTFGPKEGVTNAWAQAGTARALVNNMVVGVTEGFTKKLTLKGVGYRAAMKGNSVALTLGFSHPVEHALPEGIKAECPSQTEIIITGCDKQVVGQVAADIRSYRAPEPYKGKGVRYADENVRTKEAKKK, encoded by the coding sequence ATGTCTCGTGTTGCTAAAGCACCTGTCGCTATTCCAGCTGGCGTAGAGGTGAAACTAAACGGCCAAGAAGTTACTGTAAAAGGTAGCAAAGGTGAGCTTACTCGCGTTCTTAACAGCGCCGTAGTTATTGCACAGGAAGAAACCAACCTAACTTTCGGTCCGAAAGAAGGTGTTACTAACGCATGGGCACAAGCTGGTACAGCTCGCGCTCTAGTTAATAACATGGTTGTGGGTGTTACTGAGGGCTTCACTAAGAAGCTAACTCTTAAGGGTGTTGGTTACCGTGCTGCTATGAAAGGCAACTCTGTAGCTCTAACACTTGGTTTTTCTCACCCAGTAGAGCACGCTCTACCTGAAGGTATTAAAGCTGAGTGCCCTAGCCAAACTGAGATCATCATTACTGGTTGCGATAAGCAAGTAGTAGGTCAAGTTGCGGCTGACATTCGTTCTTACCGTGCTCCTGAGCCTTACAAAGGCAAAGGTGTTCGTTACGCAGATGAAAATGTGCGTACTAAAGAAGCTAAGAAGAAGTAA
- the rplR gene encoding 50S ribosomal protein L18 gives MDKKASRIRRATRARRKIAELGATRLVVHRTPRHVYAQVIAANGSEVIAAASTVEKAIREQVKNTGNVDAAKAVGKAVAERALEKGVASVAFDRSGFQYHGRVAALADSAREAGLKF, from the coding sequence ATGGATAAGAAAGCATCTCGCATCCGTCGTGCTACACGTGCACGTCGTAAGATTGCAGAACTTGGTGCAACTCGCCTGGTAGTACACCGTACTCCTCGCCATGTTTACGCACAAGTTATCGCGGCAAACGGCTCTGAGGTTATCGCAGCTGCTTCTACTGTAGAAAAAGCGATCCGTGAGCAAGTTAAGAACACTGGTAACGTTGATGCAGCTAAAGCAGTTGGTAAAGCTGTTGCTGAGCGCGCTCTTGAAAAAGGCGTAGCTTCAGTTGCATTCGATCGTTCTGGTTTCCAATACCACGGTCGAGTAGCGGCGCTAGCAGATTCTGCTCGCGAAGCTGGTCTGAAATTCTAA
- the rpsE gene encoding 30S ribosomal protein S5, translated as MAKEQQQANDLQEKLIAVNRVSKTVKGGRIMSFTALTVVGDGNGRVGFGYGKAREVPAAIQKAMEKARRNMVTVALNEGTLHHPVKGRHSGSKVYMQPAAEGTGVIAGGAMRAVLEVAGVHNVLSKAYGSTNPINVVRATIGALVDVKSPEMVAAKRGLTVESISE; from the coding sequence ATGGCTAAAGAACAACAACAAGCTAATGATTTGCAAGAAAAGCTGATCGCAGTTAACCGTGTATCTAAGACGGTTAAAGGTGGTCGAATCATGAGCTTCACTGCACTAACAGTAGTTGGTGACGGTAATGGTCGTGTAGGTTTCGGTTACGGCAAAGCTCGTGAAGTACCTGCTGCGATTCAAAAAGCAATGGAAAAAGCGCGTCGTAACATGGTTACTGTTGCGCTTAACGAAGGCACTCTTCACCACCCGGTGAAAGGTCGTCATTCGGGCTCTAAAGTTTACATGCAGCCAGCTGCTGAAGGTACAGGTGTTATTGCCGGTGGTGCAATGCGTGCCGTACTTGAAGTTGCAGGCGTACATAACGTACTTTCTAAAGCATACGGTTCAACGAACCCTATCAACGTTGTTCGCGCAACGATTGGTGCTCTAGTAGACGTTAAGTCACCAGAAATGGTTGCTGCTAAACGTGGTCTAACTGTTGAATCTATTTCGGAGTAA